One Zeugodacus cucurbitae isolate PBARC_wt_2022May chromosome 3, idZeuCucr1.2, whole genome shotgun sequence genomic region harbors:
- the LOC105219376 gene encoding uncharacterized protein LOC105219376 isoform X1, which translates to MSESKFFDGSSGRLALGSTVVVYLLFYNEACGPAILFANILAFTYSAMAAYCKSHLKCLQIPYIRASNKIDYTCLFLATWLDVLAVLCACVALARTMSTCLDAMTGGMAHILILGRNSSPNEPWPDVLGVAVVIIITVMFMLGLEHSKVFHIIMWCGMIILNLCPPVATCWKGDFVEWTRYLFRPNGFLSLLTPAALLSFVYPRELPLPNSFLERFKGFGKFFRTLFILCLAIVSVSTLVHYKPVEEYIANPFFTFLDDITLGKLVPAAACLLMLTSSAAYLELFPELYGLIVRFATSEWKVLSKQISYESSESGSPVLAIFISGSLCAMLAFACPMQHLIHTLAASHLAAGFLRALYLLYIPLRPKYIERSVAISSLAYSRLATAAAAAASYKRATSKSTSGRSILGVKVANMSAAKKPAPKKKPKKELEKEWLLLGEPTSPCPTRQPTDVESAMQSSSKPVPLNFVYPEIVEISDSDTSTDIDAIVDEYRQKIRITTSGLIDISTRVPSVFSWRFALCIICVAIFGTVSFASNSMQQNSHGEIIFGCGTMLLSSMLSLFPRHKTGNICLNPVFCCGTLLTSGVLFGACSYYSWPAIVFWVIAGLMLLLRCDNWCCSCFEHSGGTIQEQLIPSDAPKTTTIHIPGPPTNPVTIPTLVNASR; encoded by the exons ATGAG TGAGTCCAAATTCTTTGACGGCAGTTCCGGTCGTTTGGCTCTTGGCTCAACAGTCGTTGTGTATTTGCTGTTCTACAATGAGGCATGCGGCCCGGCAATACTGTTTGCCAACATTCTCGCTTTCACCTACAGTGCAATGGCAG CATACTGCAAGTCTCATTTGAAGTGCCTCCAAATACCGTACATTCGGGCGAGCAACAAAATCGACTACACCTGCCTGTTTCTTGCCACCTGGTTGGATGTGCTGGCGGTTCTGTGTGCCTGCGTCGCCTTGGCGCGCACCATGAGCACCTGCTTGGATGCAATGACCGGCGGAATGGCGCACATTCTCATTTTAG gccGCAACTCATCGCCGAACGAGCCGTGGCCGGATGTGCTGGGTGTTGCGGTGGTCATTATCATTACAGTTATGTTTATGCTGGGACTGGAg CACTCAAAAGTCTTCCATATTATCATGTGGTGTGGCATGATTATTCTGAACTTGTGTCCGCCGGTCGCGACTTGCTGGAAAGGAGACTTTGTGGAGTGGACACGCTATTTATTTCGACCTAATGGATTTCTTAGT CTTCTAACGCCGGCGGCGCTTCTTTCATTCGTTTATCCCAGAGAGTTGCCTCTGCCCAATTCATTCCTCGAGCGTTTCAAAGGATTTGGGAAGTTCTTCAGAACCCTCTTTATATTGTGTTTAGCGATAGTATCCGTATCGACCTTGGTGCATTACAA ACCAGTCGAAGAATACATTGCCaatccatttttcacatttctGGACGATATTACTTTAGGCAAACTGGTGCCAGCCGCTGCTTGTCTTCTAATGTTAACCTCCTCAGCAGCATACTTGGAGCTTTTTCCAGAACTCTACGGTTTAATTGTGCGTTTTGCTACCTCAGAATGGAAGGTGCTTTCAAAGCAAATAAGCTATGAGAGTTCAGAAAGCGGTAGCCCCGTATTGGCTATTTTTATAAGTG GAAGTCTCTGTGCTATGTTGGCCTTTGCATGTCCAATGCAACACCTAATTCACACGCTGGCGGCCAGCCATTTAGCTGCAGGCTTCTTAAGAgctttatatttactatacatacCACTCCGTCCAAAGTATATAGAGCGATCTg TAGCGATTTCGTCACTCGCATATAGTCGGCTCGCCAcagcagcagccgcagcagcTTCATACAAGCGTGCCACTTCGAAAAGCACGAGTGGGCGGAGCATATTGGGTGTCAAAGTGGCCAACATGAGTGCAGCGAAAAAGCCTGCGCCGAAGAAAAAACCGAAAAAGGAGTTGGAGAAGGAATGGCTTTTGCTGGGAGAACCCACATCGCCGTGCCCTACGCGTCAACCGACCGACGTCGAATCCGCAATGCAGTCAAGCAGTAAACCGGTG CCTTTGAATTTCGTTTACCCGGAAATAGTAGAGATCAGTGACTCAGATACCTCAACCGACATTGACGCGATTGTCGATGAATATAGACAGAAAATAAGG ATTACTACCTCCGGCCTAATCGATATTAGCACACGTGTTCCATCGGTGTTTTCTTGGCGATTTGCTTTGTGTATAATTTGTGTGGCAATCTTTGGTACAGTTTCTTTCGCTTCCAACAGTATGCAGCAGAATTCACATGGAGAGATCATTTTCGGCTGTG GAACAATGCTTCTCAGCTCCATGTTATCGCTGTTTCCACGCCACAAGACCGGTAACATTTGTTTGAATCCAGTGTTTTGCTGCGGCACCCTCTTGACCAGTGGTGTACTTTTTGGCGCTTGCTCGTACTACTCTTGGCCAGCGATCGTGTTTTGGGTGATTGCTGGTCTTATGTTACTGCTGCGCTGCGACAACTGGTGTTGCAGTTGCTTCGAACATAGCGGTGGCACTATACAGGAACAGTTAATACCGAGCGATGCACCGAAGACGACAACAATACACATACCAGGCCCACCCACAAATCCTGTGACAATACCGACCCTTGTGAATGCGAGTAGGTGA
- the LOC105219376 gene encoding uncharacterized protein LOC105219376 isoform X2, which produces MSESKFFDGSSGRLALGSTVVVYLLFYNEACGPAILFANILAFTYSAMAAYCKSHLKCLQIPYIRASNKIDYTCLFLATWLDVLAVLCACVALARTMSTCLDAMTGGMAHILILGRNSSPNEPWPDVLGVAVVIIITVMFMLGLEHSKVFHIIMWCGMIILNLCPPVATCWKGDFVEWTRYLFRPNGFLSLLTPAALLSFVYPRELPLPNSFLERFKGFGKFFRTLFILCLAIVSVSTLVHYKPVEEYIANPFFTFLDDITLGKLVPAAACLLMLTSSAAYLELFPELYGLIVRFATSEWKVLSKQISYESSESGSPVLAIFISGSLCAMLAFACPMQHLIHTLAASHLAAGFLRALYLLYIPLRPKYIERSAISSLAYSRLATAAAAAASYKRATSKSTSGRSILGVKVANMSAAKKPAPKKKPKKELEKEWLLLGEPTSPCPTRQPTDVESAMQSSSKPVPLNFVYPEIVEISDSDTSTDIDAIVDEYRQKIRITTSGLIDISTRVPSVFSWRFALCIICVAIFGTVSFASNSMQQNSHGEIIFGCGTMLLSSMLSLFPRHKTGNICLNPVFCCGTLLTSGVLFGACSYYSWPAIVFWVIAGLMLLLRCDNWCCSCFEHSGGTIQEQLIPSDAPKTTTIHIPGPPTNPVTIPTLVNASR; this is translated from the exons ATGAG TGAGTCCAAATTCTTTGACGGCAGTTCCGGTCGTTTGGCTCTTGGCTCAACAGTCGTTGTGTATTTGCTGTTCTACAATGAGGCATGCGGCCCGGCAATACTGTTTGCCAACATTCTCGCTTTCACCTACAGTGCAATGGCAG CATACTGCAAGTCTCATTTGAAGTGCCTCCAAATACCGTACATTCGGGCGAGCAACAAAATCGACTACACCTGCCTGTTTCTTGCCACCTGGTTGGATGTGCTGGCGGTTCTGTGTGCCTGCGTCGCCTTGGCGCGCACCATGAGCACCTGCTTGGATGCAATGACCGGCGGAATGGCGCACATTCTCATTTTAG gccGCAACTCATCGCCGAACGAGCCGTGGCCGGATGTGCTGGGTGTTGCGGTGGTCATTATCATTACAGTTATGTTTATGCTGGGACTGGAg CACTCAAAAGTCTTCCATATTATCATGTGGTGTGGCATGATTATTCTGAACTTGTGTCCGCCGGTCGCGACTTGCTGGAAAGGAGACTTTGTGGAGTGGACACGCTATTTATTTCGACCTAATGGATTTCTTAGT CTTCTAACGCCGGCGGCGCTTCTTTCATTCGTTTATCCCAGAGAGTTGCCTCTGCCCAATTCATTCCTCGAGCGTTTCAAAGGATTTGGGAAGTTCTTCAGAACCCTCTTTATATTGTGTTTAGCGATAGTATCCGTATCGACCTTGGTGCATTACAA ACCAGTCGAAGAATACATTGCCaatccatttttcacatttctGGACGATATTACTTTAGGCAAACTGGTGCCAGCCGCTGCTTGTCTTCTAATGTTAACCTCCTCAGCAGCATACTTGGAGCTTTTTCCAGAACTCTACGGTTTAATTGTGCGTTTTGCTACCTCAGAATGGAAGGTGCTTTCAAAGCAAATAAGCTATGAGAGTTCAGAAAGCGGTAGCCCCGTATTGGCTATTTTTATAAGTG GAAGTCTCTGTGCTATGTTGGCCTTTGCATGTCCAATGCAACACCTAATTCACACGCTGGCGGCCAGCCATTTAGCTGCAGGCTTCTTAAGAgctttatatttactatacatacCACTCCGTCCAAAGTATATAGAGCGATCTg CGATTTCGTCACTCGCATATAGTCGGCTCGCCAcagcagcagccgcagcagcTTCATACAAGCGTGCCACTTCGAAAAGCACGAGTGGGCGGAGCATATTGGGTGTCAAAGTGGCCAACATGAGTGCAGCGAAAAAGCCTGCGCCGAAGAAAAAACCGAAAAAGGAGTTGGAGAAGGAATGGCTTTTGCTGGGAGAACCCACATCGCCGTGCCCTACGCGTCAACCGACCGACGTCGAATCCGCAATGCAGTCAAGCAGTAAACCGGTG CCTTTGAATTTCGTTTACCCGGAAATAGTAGAGATCAGTGACTCAGATACCTCAACCGACATTGACGCGATTGTCGATGAATATAGACAGAAAATAAGG ATTACTACCTCCGGCCTAATCGATATTAGCACACGTGTTCCATCGGTGTTTTCTTGGCGATTTGCTTTGTGTATAATTTGTGTGGCAATCTTTGGTACAGTTTCTTTCGCTTCCAACAGTATGCAGCAGAATTCACATGGAGAGATCATTTTCGGCTGTG GAACAATGCTTCTCAGCTCCATGTTATCGCTGTTTCCACGCCACAAGACCGGTAACATTTGTTTGAATCCAGTGTTTTGCTGCGGCACCCTCTTGACCAGTGGTGTACTTTTTGGCGCTTGCTCGTACTACTCTTGGCCAGCGATCGTGTTTTGGGTGATTGCTGGTCTTATGTTACTGCTGCGCTGCGACAACTGGTGTTGCAGTTGCTTCGAACATAGCGGTGGCACTATACAGGAACAGTTAATACCGAGCGATGCACCGAAGACGACAACAATACACATACCAGGCCCACCCACAAATCCTGTGACAATACCGACCCTTGTGAATGCGAGTAGGTGA
- the LOC105219376 gene encoding uncharacterized protein LOC105219376 isoform X3: MRPGNTVCQHSRFHLQCNGSILQVSFEVPPNTVHSGEQQNRLHLPVSCHLVGCAGGSVCLRRLGAHHEHLLGCNDRRNGAHSHFSRKYLLSRIYGILLGRNSSPNEPWPDVLGVAVVIIITVMFMLGLEHSKVFHIIMWCGMIILNLCPPVATCWKGDFVEWTRYLFRPNGFLSLLTPAALLSFVYPRELPLPNSFLERFKGFGKFFRTLFILCLAIVSVSTLVHYKPVEEYIANPFFTFLDDITLGKLVPAAACLLMLTSSAAYLELFPELYGLIVRFATSEWKVLSKQISYESSESGSPVLAIFISGSLCAMLAFACPMQHLIHTLAASHLAAGFLRALYLLYIPLRPKYIERSVAISSLAYSRLATAAAAAASYKRATSKSTSGRSILGVKVANMSAAKKPAPKKKPKKELEKEWLLLGEPTSPCPTRQPTDVESAMQSSSKPVPLNFVYPEIVEISDSDTSTDIDAIVDEYRQKIRITTSGLIDISTRVPSVFSWRFALCIICVAIFGTVSFASNSMQQNSHGEIIFGCGTMLLSSMLSLFPRHKTGNICLNPVFCCGTLLTSGVLFGACSYYSWPAIVFWVIAGLMLLLRCDNWCCSCFEHSGGTIQEQLIPSDAPKTTTIHIPGPPTNPVTIPTLVNASR, encoded by the exons ATGCGGCCCGGCAATACTGTTTGCCAACATTCTCGCTTTCACCTACAGTGCAATGGCAG CATACTGCAAGTCTCATTTGAAGTGCCTCCAAATACCGTACATTCGGGCGAGCAACAAAATCGACTACACCTGCCTGTTTCTTGCCACCTGGTTGGATGTGCTGGCGGTTCTGTGTGCCTGCGTCGCCTTGGCGCGCACCATGAGCACCTGCTTGGATGCAATGACCGGCGGAATGGCGCACATTCTCATTTTAG ccgaaaatatttattaagtcgAATTTatggcatacttttaggccGCAACTCATCGCCGAACGAGCCGTGGCCGGATGTGCTGGGTGTTGCGGTGGTCATTATCATTACAGTTATGTTTATGCTGGGACTGGAg CACTCAAAAGTCTTCCATATTATCATGTGGTGTGGCATGATTATTCTGAACTTGTGTCCGCCGGTCGCGACTTGCTGGAAAGGAGACTTTGTGGAGTGGACACGCTATTTATTTCGACCTAATGGATTTCTTAGT CTTCTAACGCCGGCGGCGCTTCTTTCATTCGTTTATCCCAGAGAGTTGCCTCTGCCCAATTCATTCCTCGAGCGTTTCAAAGGATTTGGGAAGTTCTTCAGAACCCTCTTTATATTGTGTTTAGCGATAGTATCCGTATCGACCTTGGTGCATTACAA ACCAGTCGAAGAATACATTGCCaatccatttttcacatttctGGACGATATTACTTTAGGCAAACTGGTGCCAGCCGCTGCTTGTCTTCTAATGTTAACCTCCTCAGCAGCATACTTGGAGCTTTTTCCAGAACTCTACGGTTTAATTGTGCGTTTTGCTACCTCAGAATGGAAGGTGCTTTCAAAGCAAATAAGCTATGAGAGTTCAGAAAGCGGTAGCCCCGTATTGGCTATTTTTATAAGTG GAAGTCTCTGTGCTATGTTGGCCTTTGCATGTCCAATGCAACACCTAATTCACACGCTGGCGGCCAGCCATTTAGCTGCAGGCTTCTTAAGAgctttatatttactatacatacCACTCCGTCCAAAGTATATAGAGCGATCTg TAGCGATTTCGTCACTCGCATATAGTCGGCTCGCCAcagcagcagccgcagcagcTTCATACAAGCGTGCCACTTCGAAAAGCACGAGTGGGCGGAGCATATTGGGTGTCAAAGTGGCCAACATGAGTGCAGCGAAAAAGCCTGCGCCGAAGAAAAAACCGAAAAAGGAGTTGGAGAAGGAATGGCTTTTGCTGGGAGAACCCACATCGCCGTGCCCTACGCGTCAACCGACCGACGTCGAATCCGCAATGCAGTCAAGCAGTAAACCGGTG CCTTTGAATTTCGTTTACCCGGAAATAGTAGAGATCAGTGACTCAGATACCTCAACCGACATTGACGCGATTGTCGATGAATATAGACAGAAAATAAGG ATTACTACCTCCGGCCTAATCGATATTAGCACACGTGTTCCATCGGTGTTTTCTTGGCGATTTGCTTTGTGTATAATTTGTGTGGCAATCTTTGGTACAGTTTCTTTCGCTTCCAACAGTATGCAGCAGAATTCACATGGAGAGATCATTTTCGGCTGTG GAACAATGCTTCTCAGCTCCATGTTATCGCTGTTTCCACGCCACAAGACCGGTAACATTTGTTTGAATCCAGTGTTTTGCTGCGGCACCCTCTTGACCAGTGGTGTACTTTTTGGCGCTTGCTCGTACTACTCTTGGCCAGCGATCGTGTTTTGGGTGATTGCTGGTCTTATGTTACTGCTGCGCTGCGACAACTGGTGTTGCAGTTGCTTCGAACATAGCGGTGGCACTATACAGGAACAGTTAATACCGAGCGATGCACCGAAGACGACAACAATACACATACCAGGCCCACCCACAAATCCTGTGACAATACCGACCCTTGTGAATGCGAGTAGGTGA
- the Chka_1 gene encoding uncharacterized protein Chka_1, with amino-acid sequence MIARQFESSGHREQTAHEMSGTVVELLSAEECEIVVRNALKLKPEESVEITSYELEKGSNELVGFMGEYFKLRVQICGKHSTYDIKELCCFVKSVPVSNELLRAECERKNFFRKEICAYTAIMPNIQKYATTKLYAECYYARRDLLVLEDLSAAHLGYRHLASDEPYTNRHRKLFLTHLAQLHAGSVAWEEKEGVNIGKQFEDSLFELMLITENEWYVTGAKGLIYLAKNYRKFQTPEIQSLIKDKLFPLLMDVQKYTEPSTKLRNVFLHRDSWERNIFFKFDANLEPTSCCIVDFQLSRYAPPGLDILFFLYGQTTADERKHHMQEYIDHYFSELQARFKALDLPTDTITKAELLADIHRAHLPALIIMAITKPLTMMPEGLSNKWHAEEQEKFDYYMNTQRDEFFQRIMAMDPTYESKIMWPIEELIAYLLKNRDL; translated from the exons ATGATTGCGCGACAGTTCGAAAGCAGCGGCCATAGAGAACAGACGGCGCATGAAATGAGTGGGACAGTTGTTGAACTACTAAGCGCTGAAGAATGCGAAATAGTTGTAAGAAATGCACTGAAGCTAAAACCAGAGGAGAGTGTAGAAATTACGAGCTATGAACTTGAAAAGGGCTCGAATGAGCTTGTGGGTTTTATGGGTGAATATTTCAAGCTTCGCGTGCAAATATGCGGCAAG CACTCAACATATGACATCAAAGAGCTCTGTTGCTTTGTGAAATCGGTGCCCGTTTCGAATGAATTGCTACGCGCTGAGTGTGAGCGCAAAAATTTTTTTCGCAAAGAAATCTGTGCCTACACTGCGATTATGCCGAATATACAAAAGTATG CCACCACTAAACTGTATGCGGAGTGCTACTATGCAAGGAGAGATTTGTTGGTGCTTGAAGATCTCTCTGCTGCACACCTAGGCTACCGGCACTTGGCCAGTGATGAACCATACACGAACAGGCATCGCAAACTATTTCTCACGCACTTGGCACAGCTGCATGCTGGTAGCGTTGCATGGGAGGAAAAGGAAGGCGTCAACATTGGCAAGCAATTTGAGGATTCCTTATTTGAACTGATGTTAATCACGGAAAATGAGTGGTACGTCACAGGCGCTAAG GGACTAATATATCTTGCGAAAAATTACCGAAAATTCCAAACACCCGAGATACAATCACTTATTAAAGACAAGCTCTTTCCGCTGCTTATGGATGTGCAAAAGTATACGGAACCCTCAACCAAGTTGCGCAATGTCTTCCTGCATCGTGACTCATGGgaacgaaatatatttttcaagtttGATGCAAATCTTGAACCTACTTCCTGCTGTATAGTCGACTTTCAACTCAGTCGATATGCACCGCCGGGCTTAGACATACTCTTCTTCTTGTATGGCCAAACCACAGCAGACGAAAGAAAACACCATATGCAGGAGTATATCGATCATTACTTTTCCGAGCTGCAAGCACGTTTCAAGGCGCTGGATTTGCCAACTGATACTATTACCAAGGCAGAGCTTTTGGCAGATATTCATCGTGCGCACCTACCAGCACTGATCATTATGGCCATTACCAAGCCGCTGACAATGATGCCAGAGGGATTGTCGAATAAATGGCATGCGGAGGAGCAAGAGAAGTTCGATTACTACATGAATACTCAGCGTGATGAATTCTTTCAACGTATAATGGCAATGGACCCCACTTACGAGTCGAAGATTATGTGGCCCATTGAAGAActtatagcatatttactgaAAAACCGTGACTTGTGA